One part of the Leptolyngbya sp. 'hensonii' genome encodes these proteins:
- a CDS encoding NF038130 family PEP-CTERM protein, which produces MTKKFLAAASLAFSISALVGAPAFAGTLTNPSIGGTAPSDYLTYDANNVNTFVVPNTPANLQKVLGGDATSPTGNVEVFANSEALTPAQFAAYNQETTLQGTIGGLPITLSSLTFADWNTNNFGKTWLSAALAANGYTQNADFVVPIINKSLYTLFVEAGGLQRFSDPNFSYVNQDDQTGDITIGLAGHLDARDVVLSPTIWAIAESFRTADKKGQAVQISEVFKYNYNGQIGYGYSFSATPSGLFELGDQKSHNGNYEIVLKGVPPQSVPEPSIVLGLMGLGGLALTRRKPSQSA; this is translated from the coding sequence ATGACTAAAAAGTTTTTGGCTGCAGCCTCTTTGGCTTTTAGTATCAGTGCTCTCGTCGGTGCTCCTGCCTTCGCTGGCACCCTGACGAATCCTTCCATCGGTGGCACTGCTCCCTCAGATTATTTGACCTACGATGCCAACAATGTAAACACCTTTGTAGTGCCCAACACCCCGGCTAACCTGCAAAAGGTGTTGGGTGGAGACGCCACCAGTCCCACTGGAAACGTAGAGGTGTTCGCCAACAGCGAAGCCCTCACTCCAGCTCAGTTTGCTGCTTACAATCAGGAAACCACCCTGCAGGGCACGATCGGCGGCTTGCCCATCACCCTCAGCAGCCTCACCTTTGCTGATTGGAACACCAATAACTTTGGGAAAACCTGGCTGAGTGCAGCTCTGGCTGCCAATGGCTATACCCAAAATGCAGACTTTGTCGTTCCCATTATCAACAAATCCCTTTACACCCTGTTTGTTGAGGCGGGTGGCCTCCAGCGCTTTAGCGACCCCAACTTCTCCTACGTTAACCAGGACGACCAAACTGGAGACATCACGATTGGGTTGGCTGGGCATCTGGATGCCAGAGATGTTGTCCTGAGTCCGACCATCTGGGCCATTGCAGAAAGCTTCCGGACCGCAGACAAAAAGGGGCAAGCGGTTCAGATTAGCGAAGTCTTCAAATACAACTACAACGGTCAGATCGGGTACGGGTACAGCTTCTCTGCAACCCCCTCAGGTCTGTTCGAGTTAGGCGATCAGAAGTCCCACAATGGGAACTACGAAATTGTCCTCAAGGGTGTTCCGCCCCAATCCGTTCCAGAACCTTCTATTGTTCTGGGTCTGATGGGCCTCGGAGGTCTAGCTCTCACCCGACGCAAGCCAAGCCAATCAGCCTAG
- the acs gene encoding acetate--CoA ligase has translation MSEPTIESVLHEARLFQPPADFSQQAHIKSLEDYQKLYDKAKANPEAFWAELAEQELHWFQKWDTVLDWQPPFAKWFVNGKINISYNCLDRHLTPERRDKAALIWEGEPGDSRTFTYAQLHEEVCRFANGLKQLGIHKGDRVGIYMPMIPEAAIAMLACARIGAIHTVVFGGFSAEALRDRMVDGKVKLVVTADGGWRKDAIVPLKEQVNKALADPATASVEKVLVVQRTQQATEMQADRDVWWHELEPTLSADCPAEPMDSEDVLFILYTSGSTGKPKGVVHTTGGYNLYTHITTQWIFDLQATDVYWCTADVGWITGHSYIVYGPLSNGATSLMYEGAPRPSNPGCFWDVIEKHKVTIFYTAPTAIRTFIKMGEDLPKARDLSSLRLLGTVGEPINPEAWMWYHRVIGGERCPIVDTWWQTETGGILITPLPGAIPTKPGSATCPFPGILADVVDLDGDTVGNNEGGYLAVRYPWPGMMRTVYGDPDRFRRTYWEHIPPKDGHYTYFAGDGARRDEDGYFWIMGRVDDVINVAGHRLGTMEIESALVSHPAVAEAAVVGKPDELKGQDIVAFVTLEGSFSPTEALGKELKQHVVKEIGAIARPGEIRFADALPKTRSGKIMRRLLRGLAAGEEISGDTSTLEDRGVLDRLREGT, from the coding sequence ATGTCTGAGCCTACGATCGAGTCCGTCCTGCATGAAGCCCGTCTGTTCCAACCGCCTGCTGACTTTTCCCAGCAGGCCCACATTAAAAGCCTGGAAGACTATCAAAAGCTTTATGACAAGGCTAAGGCGAATCCGGAGGCATTTTGGGCAGAACTGGCCGAGCAAGAACTTCACTGGTTCCAGAAGTGGGATACCGTTTTAGACTGGCAACCCCCCTTCGCAAAATGGTTTGTCAACGGCAAAATCAACATCTCCTACAATTGCCTGGATCGCCATTTAACCCCCGAACGCCGGGATAAAGCCGCCCTGATCTGGGAAGGAGAACCGGGAGATTCTCGCACCTTTACCTACGCTCAACTGCATGAAGAAGTATGCCGGTTTGCGAATGGGCTGAAACAACTGGGCATCCACAAAGGCGATCGGGTCGGCATTTACATGCCCATGATTCCGGAAGCGGCGATCGCGATGCTGGCCTGTGCCCGCATCGGTGCGATCCATACCGTAGTCTTTGGGGGGTTCAGTGCCGAAGCTCTGCGCGATCGGATGGTGGATGGCAAAGTCAAACTGGTGGTTACCGCTGACGGCGGCTGGCGCAAGGATGCGATCGTGCCCCTGAAGGAGCAGGTCAACAAAGCCCTGGCTGATCCAGCCACCGCCAGCGTTGAGAAGGTGCTGGTGGTGCAGCGCACCCAGCAAGCCACCGAGATGCAGGCCGATCGAGATGTCTGGTGGCATGAGCTAGAACCCACTCTGTCAGCCGATTGTCCAGCAGAACCCATGGACAGTGAGGATGTCCTGTTCATCCTCTATACCTCTGGCAGCACGGGTAAACCGAAAGGGGTGGTCCACACCACAGGTGGGTACAACCTGTACACCCACATCACCACCCAGTGGATCTTTGATCTGCAAGCGACGGATGTGTACTGGTGTACCGCTGACGTGGGCTGGATTACCGGTCATAGCTACATTGTTTATGGTCCCCTCTCTAACGGAGCCACCAGTTTAATGTACGAAGGTGCCCCCCGCCCTTCTAATCCAGGTTGCTTCTGGGATGTGATTGAGAAGCACAAAGTCACCATTTTTTATACGGCTCCTACCGCCATCCGCACCTTCATCAAAATGGGCGAGGATCTGCCCAAGGCCCGTGACCTCTCTTCCCTACGCCTGCTAGGCACGGTGGGTGAGCCCATTAACCCGGAAGCCTGGATGTGGTATCACCGGGTGATTGGGGGAGAACGCTGTCCGATCGTCGATACCTGGTGGCAGACCGAAACCGGGGGTATCCTGATCACGCCGCTGCCAGGGGCCATTCCCACCAAACCTGGATCCGCCACCTGTCCTTTCCCCGGCATTCTGGCCGATGTGGTAGACCTGGATGGGGATACCGTTGGGAATAATGAAGGGGGTTATCTGGCGGTGCGCTATCCCTGGCCAGGGATGATGCGCACCGTATATGGAGATCCCGATCGCTTCCGCCGCACCTACTGGGAACACATTCCACCTAAGGATGGTCATTACACCTACTTTGCTGGAGATGGAGCCCGTCGGGATGAAGACGGCTACTTTTGGATCATGGGTCGGGTCGATGATGTGATTAACGTCGCTGGACACCGTTTGGGCACAATGGAAATTGAATCAGCTCTGGTGTCTCACCCGGCAGTGGCAGAAGCAGCAGTCGTTGGTAAGCCAGACGAGTTAAAGGGGCAGGATATCGTCGCCTTCGTCACACTGGAAGGGAGTTTTTCCCCTACTGAGGCCCTAGGCAAGGAGCTGAAACAGCATGTGGTGAAGGAAATCGGGGCGATCGCTCGACCTGGAGAGATTCGCTTTGCCGATGCCCTGCCCAAAACCCGCTCCGGTAAGATTATGAGACGCCTTTTGCGAGGGCTGGCTGCTGGGGAAGAAATCTCCGGTGACACCTCCACCCTGGAAGATCGGGGCGTTCTGGACCGATTACGTGAGGGAACTTAA
- the clpB gene encoding ATP-dependent chaperone ClpB, whose amino-acid sequence MQPTDDSKFTAKAWEAIVKSQDVARRYRQQQLEVEHLMIALLEQEGLAKEILERSGVEMARFVQQLMDFTQRQPRVSDGAQLYLGRSLDAMLDRTDALRQSWQDQFISIEHILLAFTEDDRLGRRLCRNVNLDSRQLETAAKALRGSQKVTDQNPESRYGALEKYGRDLTEQARAGKLDPVIGRDEEIRRVVQVLSRRTKNNPVLIGEPGVGKTAIAEGLAQRIINGDVPESLKKRQLISLDMGSLIAGAKYRGEFEDRLRAVLKEVISAEGKIVLFIDELHTVVGAGATQGTMDAGNLLKPMLARGELRCIGATTLDEYRKHIEKDAALERRFQQVFVDQPSVDDTISILRGLKERYEVHHGVTITDSALVAAATLSSRYIADRFLPDKAIDLVDEAAAKLKMEITSKPVDLEQIERRLTQLKIEEQSLEKERQGLGLTRLSYGSKERLERVQQSIAELEPRQQELESQWQAEKALLDAINGLKKEEDQLKLQIERAEREADLEKAAELQFGRLPLLQRERESQEAQLLEMQSKGATLLREQVTEADIAEIVAKWTGIPVNRLLESERQKLLQLEVHLHQRVIGQTEAVEAVAAAIRRARAGMKDPGRPIGSFLFMGPTGVGKTELARALAQSLFDMEDAMVRIDMSEYMEKHSVSRLVGAPPGYVGYEEGGQLSEAIRRHPYSVLLLDEVEKAHPDVFNILLQVLDDGRITDSQGRMVDFRNTVIVMTSNIGSDHILDVAGDDSQYEVMRRRVLDALRSHFRPEFLNRVDDIILFHALTRDELRQIVGIQLIRLERLLQDQKIALEMTPAAQSYIAEVGYDPVYGARPLKRAIQKELENPIATKLLQNAFLEGDTIVIDRSDSGLSFTKKAIANVAVP is encoded by the coding sequence ATGCAGCCCACTGACGATAGTAAATTCACCGCTAAAGCCTGGGAAGCGATCGTAAAATCCCAGGATGTCGCCCGTCGCTACCGCCAGCAGCAGTTGGAGGTGGAGCACCTGATGATCGCGCTGCTGGAACAGGAGGGTCTGGCGAAGGAGATCCTGGAGCGATCTGGGGTAGAGATGGCTCGCTTCGTGCAGCAACTGATGGATTTTACCCAGCGACAACCTCGGGTCTCCGATGGAGCCCAGCTTTATCTGGGGCGGAGCCTGGATGCCATGCTGGATCGAACCGATGCCCTGCGCCAATCCTGGCAGGATCAATTTATCTCGATCGAGCACATACTGCTGGCTTTTACGGAGGACGATCGGTTAGGTCGCCGCCTCTGTCGCAATGTGAATCTAGACAGTCGCCAGTTGGAAACCGCAGCGAAGGCTCTCCGAGGCAGCCAGAAAGTGACGGACCAGAATCCGGAGTCTCGTTATGGGGCGCTGGAAAAGTATGGGCGTGACCTGACCGAACAGGCCCGGGCTGGGAAGCTGGACCCGGTGATCGGTCGGGATGAGGAAATTCGCCGTGTGGTGCAGGTGTTGTCTCGTCGCACTAAGAACAACCCGGTGCTGATTGGGGAACCGGGAGTGGGGAAGACGGCGATCGCGGAAGGACTGGCCCAGCGGATCATCAATGGGGATGTGCCGGAATCTCTAAAGAAGCGACAGCTCATTTCCCTGGATATGGGTAGCCTGATTGCTGGAGCCAAGTACCGGGGTGAGTTTGAAGACCGCCTGCGGGCTGTGCTGAAGGAAGTGATCAGTGCCGAAGGCAAGATTGTCCTCTTTATTGATGAATTGCATACCGTCGTGGGCGCTGGTGCGACCCAGGGCACCATGGATGCAGGGAATCTGCTTAAGCCCATGCTGGCCAGGGGGGAGCTGCGTTGCATCGGGGCCACCACCCTGGATGAGTACCGGAAACATATTGAGAAAGATGCAGCCCTGGAACGGCGTTTCCAGCAGGTCTTTGTCGATCAGCCCAGCGTCGATGACACCATCTCCATCCTGCGGGGCCTGAAGGAACGCTATGAAGTCCACCATGGGGTGACGATTACCGATTCGGCCCTGGTAGCCGCCGCAACCCTGTCTTCCCGCTATATTGCCGATCGGTTTCTGCCCGACAAGGCGATCGACCTGGTGGATGAAGCTGCCGCCAAACTGAAAATGGAGATTACCTCCAAGCCGGTAGATCTGGAGCAGATTGAACGTCGCCTCACCCAGCTCAAGATCGAGGAGCAATCCCTGGAAAAAGAGCGTCAGGGGTTGGGGCTGACCCGCCTCAGTTACGGCTCGAAAGAGCGGCTGGAGCGAGTACAGCAGTCGATCGCCGAACTGGAACCCCGCCAACAAGAGCTGGAGTCCCAGTGGCAGGCTGAAAAAGCCTTGCTGGATGCCATCAACGGATTGAAAAAGGAAGAAGACCAGCTCAAGTTACAGATTGAACGGGCCGAGCGAGAAGCCGATTTAGAAAAGGCGGCAGAACTGCAATTTGGTCGCTTACCCCTCTTACAACGGGAACGGGAGAGCCAGGAAGCCCAACTTCTGGAAATGCAGTCCAAAGGAGCAACCCTGCTGCGGGAGCAGGTCACCGAAGCGGACATTGCCGAAATTGTGGCCAAGTGGACGGGCATCCCCGTCAACCGGCTGCTGGAGTCGGAGCGACAGAAGTTGCTGCAACTGGAGGTGCATCTGCATCAGCGGGTGATCGGGCAGACAGAGGCCGTGGAGGCGGTGGCAGCGGCAATTCGTCGGGCCAGGGCAGGCATGAAAGACCCAGGCCGACCGATCGGTTCCTTCCTGTTCATGGGGCCGACCGGTGTCGGCAAAACGGAGCTCGCCCGTGCCCTGGCCCAGTCCCTGTTTGATATGGAAGATGCCATGGTCCGAATTGATATGTCGGAGTACATGGAAAAGCATTCCGTCTCCCGCCTGGTGGGGGCACCACCGGGATATGTGGGCTATGAAGAGGGTGGCCAACTGTCGGAAGCGATCCGTCGCCATCCCTACTCTGTGCTGTTGTTGGATGAGGTGGAGAAAGCCCACCCAGATGTGTTCAACATTCTCCTGCAAGTGCTGGACGACGGTCGAATTACGGATTCCCAGGGCCGGATGGTTGATTTCCGCAACACGGTTATTGTCATGACCAGTAACATTGGGAGCGACCACATTCTCGATGTTGCTGGGGACGATTCCCAGTACGAGGTGATGCGACGGCGGGTCCTGGATGCCCTGCGATCGCACTTCCGCCCAGAATTTCTCAATCGGGTAGACGACATCATCCTATTCCATGCCCTCACCCGAGATGAACTACGCCAGATTGTCGGCATCCAGCTCATCCGTCTGGAGCGCCTGCTGCAAGACCAGAAGATTGCCCTGGAAATGACCCCTGCCGCCCAGAGCTATATCGCTGAAGTCGGCTACGACCCGGTCTACGGAGCCCGCCCCCTGAAGCGAGCCATCCAGAAAGAGTTAGAGAACCCGATCGCCACCAAACTCTTGCAAAATGCCTTTCTGGAAGGCGATACGATCGTCATCGATCGGAGTGACTCCGGCCTCAGTTTCACCAAGAAAGCGATCGCCAATGTGGCCGTACCCTAG
- a CDS encoding tetratricopeptide repeat protein, with product MSGNLKRFGIVLGLLLGLGLPPLTTQAQLPDPTSERVTNRAMLLRMGNDAYQSGQFTQAEAVFRKILEEYPNDAVIYYKLGNTLYRQKRLEAAIVEYQKAIALNPNYAVAHNALGTTYAIQNRMTEAIASFRQAVQINNTYSEALANLGQALWLDGKPEEAVSFLKKARDLYKEQGKLNELDRVEKLLREIGSKEPTVSRGPAPAGVTQG from the coding sequence ATGAGCGGAAACCTGAAACGATTTGGGATTGTCCTGGGACTGCTGCTGGGCCTGGGTTTACCACCCCTGACCACTCAGGCTCAGTTACCCGACCCTACCTCTGAGCGCGTGACTAACCGAGCCATGTTGCTGCGGATGGGCAATGATGCGTATCAGTCTGGCCAATTCACCCAGGCAGAGGCGGTATTTCGGAAAATTCTGGAAGAGTATCCCAATGATGCGGTGATTTACTATAAGTTGGGCAACACCCTCTATCGTCAAAAGCGTTTGGAGGCGGCGATCGTGGAGTATCAGAAGGCGATCGCCCTGAACCCAAACTATGCCGTGGCCCACAACGCTCTGGGAACCACCTACGCCATCCAGAATCGGATGACTGAGGCGATCGCGTCTTTTCGGCAGGCTGTTCAGATTAACAATACTTACTCGGAAGCCTTGGCCAATCTGGGTCAGGCGCTTTGGCTGGATGGCAAACCAGAAGAGGCCGTCTCTTTCTTGAAAAAAGCCAGAGACCTCTACAAAGAGCAGGGTAAGCTCAACGAGCTCGATCGAGTGGAGAAACTGCTCCGGGAGATTGGCTCCAAGGAACCCACCGTTTCCAGGGGGCCTGCTCCCGCAGGAGTTACCCAGGGTTAG
- a CDS encoding tetratricopeptide repeat protein, which produces MHDSSVQAEMPDEEPVRSDFLQTTVVDTCIDRGVTAYQQGDLARAEKAFQLAIELNPQSTIAYSNLGLTLYRLGQYPEAIAAYQKVIALSPDDAEAYNNLGAALQRQGALSEAIATYQKAVLLQPNNAKAYNNLGVALKEQGSLVEAIKVFRHAIQLNPQDIRAYRNLGQVLLKRGNPYEAVSAFMAVVRMNPQDSETWVSLGASLKQQGNLLGAVRAYTRAVRLNPQDGESYYNLGLIFKEEGELDRAVATFLETIRLNPQHEKAYRSLGEIYRIQSKVAAAISAYQKALNLNPKSPEAHYGLGHVLDSQGNLAEAIASYRQAVQLNPLFAEAHFNLGMALQRQGRNQESEMHLQRARDLFEDLKILEQIKSE; this is translated from the coding sequence ATGCATGACTCCTCTGTCCAGGCTGAAATGCCTGATGAGGAACCTGTCCGTAGTGACTTCCTGCAAACTACGGTTGTGGACACCTGTATCGATAGGGGCGTTACCGCTTATCAGCAGGGAGATTTGGCGCGAGCTGAAAAGGCTTTCCAACTGGCCATCGAGCTCAATCCCCAGAGTACCATTGCCTACAGCAACCTGGGCTTGACCCTGTACCGCTTGGGTCAGTATCCAGAGGCGATCGCCGCCTACCAGAAGGTGATTGCCCTCAGCCCCGATGACGCTGAAGCCTACAACAATCTGGGAGCCGCCCTGCAGCGGCAGGGAGCCTTATCTGAGGCGATCGCAACTTACCAGAAAGCAGTTCTGTTACAGCCCAATAATGCCAAGGCTTACAACAATCTGGGCGTCGCCCTGAAGGAACAAGGCAGCCTCGTGGAGGCCATTAAGGTTTTCCGGCATGCCATTCAACTCAATCCTCAAGATATCAGGGCCTACCGTAATCTGGGGCAGGTTCTCCTCAAACGGGGCAATCCCTACGAGGCAGTCTCTGCTTTCATGGCTGTGGTGCGGATGAATCCCCAGGACTCCGAAACTTGGGTCAGTTTGGGGGCATCCCTGAAGCAGCAAGGAAATTTATTGGGAGCTGTGCGGGCCTATACCAGGGCCGTGCGGTTGAATCCTCAGGATGGAGAGAGTTATTACAATCTGGGCTTAATTTTTAAGGAAGAGGGGGAGTTGGATCGAGCAGTCGCCACCTTTCTAGAAACAATTCGCTTAAATCCGCAACATGAGAAAGCTTATCGATCTCTGGGAGAGATCTACAGGATACAAAGCAAAGTTGCGGCTGCAATCTCAGCCTATCAAAAAGCGCTCAACCTCAACCCCAAATCCCCTGAGGCCCATTATGGGCTAGGCCATGTTTTGGATAGCCAGGGAAATCTGGCCGAGGCGATCGCCAGCTATCGCCAGGCCGTTCAACTCAATCCCCTATTTGCTGAAGCCCATTTCAACTTAGGGATGGCCCTGCAACGCCAGGGTCGAAACCAGGAGAGTGAGATGCACCTGCAGCGGGCCAGAGATTTGTTTGAAGATCTGAAAATTTTGGAGCAGATCAAGTCTGAATAG
- the htpG gene encoding molecular chaperone HtpG yields MATVLEQGNISIHTENIFPIIKKWLYSDHEIFLRELISNAVDAIQKLKMVSHSGEFSGDLGEPEIQIHIDPEKKTLAITDNGIGMTGEEVKKYINQVAFSSAEEFVEKYKNAADQQIIGHFGLGFYSSFMVAQRVEIDTLSYQQGAQAVHWSCDGSTEFTLEDSDRTQRGTTITLTLMEEEQEYLEPSRIKQLVRTYCDFMPVSIKLDGEQVNRQKAPWKESPSNLTKEDYLEFYRYLYPFQEDPLLWVHLNTDYPFIINGILYFPKLKPDVDVTKGQIKLFCNQVFVSDNCEEVIPKFLLPLRGVIDSVDIPLNVSRSFLQNDRTVRRIADHIAKKVADRLKELYRDDRDQYIHCWQDLGTFIKFGSLNDDKFKKQVEEILIYRTTAQLNQAQPDTPAVEVQSPEGDAWQEVTPKAKGEGPSYTTLKEYLERNRERHENRVFYATDAVTQATYIELHKNQGLEVLFMDSFIDSHFVTFLEREHTEVRFSRVDSDIDDTLIEKDKAAEIVDPKTNQTRSEQIKALFEKALNKPKVTIRTEALKGDDPQSTPPAMVLLPEALRRLREMTALLQQQTVEFPEEHILLVNTAHPLIQNLVNLSQGAIIQEGGQSAAGDMAALICNQVYDLALMSQKGFDADGMKGFVDRSTQVLTRLTQHTGQ; encoded by the coding sequence ATGGCAACCGTTCTTGAACAGGGCAATATCAGTATCCATACTGAAAATATCTTCCCCATCATCAAAAAATGGCTCTATTCGGATCACGAGATTTTCCTGAGAGAGCTGATTTCCAATGCGGTTGATGCGATTCAAAAGCTCAAAATGGTCTCCCACTCTGGGGAATTTTCCGGTGATTTGGGAGAACCAGAGATTCAGATCCACATCGACCCTGAGAAAAAGACCCTCGCCATTACCGACAACGGCATCGGCATGACTGGGGAAGAAGTGAAGAAGTACATCAACCAGGTCGCCTTCTCCAGTGCAGAAGAATTCGTGGAAAAGTATAAAAATGCCGCCGACCAGCAGATCATCGGGCATTTTGGTTTGGGCTTTTACTCCTCCTTTATGGTGGCTCAGCGAGTTGAAATCGATACCCTCTCCTACCAGCAGGGAGCCCAGGCGGTGCACTGGTCCTGCGATGGCTCCACCGAATTCACCCTGGAAGACTCCGATCGCACCCAGCGCGGTACCACCATCACCCTGACCCTGATGGAGGAGGAGCAGGAGTACCTGGAACCCAGCCGGATTAAGCAACTGGTTCGCACCTACTGCGACTTCATGCCCGTGTCCATCAAACTGGATGGGGAACAGGTTAACCGGCAAAAAGCCCCCTGGAAAGAGTCCCCCAGCAATCTGACCAAAGAAGACTACCTGGAGTTCTACCGCTACCTGTATCCCTTCCAGGAAGATCCCCTGCTCTGGGTCCACCTGAATACGGACTATCCCTTCATCATCAACGGTATCCTCTACTTCCCTAAATTGAAGCCGGATGTAGATGTGACCAAAGGTCAGATCAAACTCTTCTGCAACCAGGTTTTTGTTAGTGACAACTGTGAGGAAGTCATTCCTAAATTCCTGCTGCCCCTACGGGGGGTGATCGACAGCGTGGACATTCCCCTCAACGTCTCCCGCAGCTTCCTGCAAAACGATCGCACCGTGCGCCGGATCGCTGACCATATTGCCAAAAAAGTGGCCGATCGGTTGAAGGAACTGTACCGGGACGATCGAGACCAGTACATCCATTGCTGGCAGGATCTGGGGACGTTTATCAAGTTTGGCTCCCTGAACGATGACAAGTTCAAGAAGCAGGTGGAAGAGATTCTGATCTACCGGACCACGGCTCAACTGAATCAGGCTCAGCCGGATACCCCTGCCGTAGAGGTACAGTCTCCGGAGGGGGATGCCTGGCAGGAAGTTACACCCAAGGCTAAAGGCGAGGGACCGTCCTATACCACCCTGAAGGAATACCTGGAGCGGAATCGAGAACGCCATGAAAACCGGGTTTTCTATGCCACGGATGCGGTAACCCAGGCTACCTATATTGAGCTGCACAAAAATCAGGGGCTGGAAGTCCTGTTCATGGACTCTTTCATTGATAGTCACTTTGTCACGTTCCTGGAGCGGGAACATACTGAGGTGCGGTTTTCCAGGGTAGATTCTGACATTGATGACACCCTGATCGAAAAAGATAAAGCAGCCGAAATTGTGGATCCGAAAACAAATCAGACCCGCAGTGAACAGATCAAAGCCCTGTTTGAGAAAGCCCTGAACAAGCCGAAAGTCACGATTCGCACCGAAGCCCTCAAGGGTGATGATCCTCAGAGTACGCCCCCTGCGATGGTGTTGTTGCCGGAGGCTCTGCGACGGCTGCGGGAAATGACCGCTCTGCTGCAGCAGCAAACGGTCGAATTCCCAGAGGAGCATATTCTGCTGGTGAATACAGCCCATCCCCTGATCCAGAACCTGGTTAATCTCAGTCAAGGGGCGATTATTCAGGAGGGGGGGCAGTCTGCGGCTGGGGATATGGCAGCCCTGATCTGTAACCAGGTCTATGATCTGGCCCTGATGTCCCAGAAGGGGTTTGATGCCGATGGGATGAAAGGATTCGTCGATCGGTCTACCCAGGTGTTAACTCGCCTGACGCAACACACGGGTCAATAA
- the hslO gene encoding Hsp33 family molecular chaperone HslO, whose amino-acid sequence MADQLIRATAADGGIRAVGVITTRLAEEARKRHQLSYVATAALGRTLSAGLLLASNMKRPGSRVNIRINGNGPLGGILADAGLDGTVRGYVDNPQVELPPNARGKLDVGRAVGTEGFMYVVRDVGYGYPYSSTVELVSGEIGDDVAHYLVSSEQTPSALVLGVFVDATGVTAAGGLLIQVLPKAARDEALVETLETRVAALSGFTPLLQAGKTLPEIFQDLMGDMGLQILPEVQMVQFHCSCSPNRMLGALKMLGEVELQDMIEKDGGAEATCHFCNQVYRASVDELAQLIMDLQAEPQR is encoded by the coding sequence ATGGCTGATCAGCTCATTCGAGCCACCGCTGCGGATGGTGGGATCCGGGCAGTTGGCGTGATCACAACTCGTCTGGCAGAAGAGGCCAGAAAACGGCACCAGCTCTCTTATGTGGCGACCGCTGCGCTGGGACGCACCCTGTCTGCCGGGTTATTACTGGCTTCTAACATGAAGCGCCCTGGCTCGCGTGTCAATATCCGAATTAATGGGAATGGCCCTCTGGGTGGAATTCTGGCTGACGCTGGTCTGGACGGTACGGTTCGCGGCTATGTCGATAATCCCCAGGTAGAGTTACCACCGAATGCCAGGGGCAAACTGGATGTAGGGAGGGCTGTGGGGACGGAAGGTTTCATGTATGTCGTGCGCGATGTGGGCTATGGGTATCCCTACTCCAGCACAGTAGAATTAGTATCCGGGGAAATCGGAGATGATGTGGCCCATTATCTGGTCAGTTCTGAGCAGACTCCCTCAGCACTGGTTTTAGGTGTCTTTGTCGATGCCACAGGGGTCACGGCAGCAGGTGGGTTACTGATCCAGGTCTTACCCAAAGCAGCGCGAGATGAAGCTCTGGTGGAAACCCTGGAAACACGAGTTGCAGCCCTATCCGGGTTTACCCCCTTGCTGCAGGCAGGCAAAACTCTTCCAGAAATCTTTCAGGATCTGATGGGGGACATGGGGTTACAGATCCTCCCAGAGGTACAAATGGTGCAATTCCACTGCAGTTGCTCTCCCAATCGCATGTTAGGGGCACTCAAAATGCTGGGGGAAGTGGAACTCCAGGACATGATTGAAAAGGACGGTGGGGCTGAAGCCACCTGTCATTTCTGCAATCAGGTTTACAGGGCCAGTGTGGATGAATTAGCCCAGCTCATTATGGATTTGCAGGCCGAACCGCAACGATAA